The following are encoded in a window of Armatimonas rosea genomic DNA:
- a CDS encoding site-2 protease family protein, which yields MREFLLHTLHSMGMAQPALPWWFWLMVLIGIISSTTVHEFGHAWMATKLGDSGPREQGRLTLNPFAHFDPLGFILMSVTTLLGMPLGWGKPVKTDPDKFTVVGRRAGMALVAIAGPVMNLVFATFLSVIVRLAFGGYLGGFPDWAIYVFVGMMIATMLNILVFAENLIPVHPMDASHVIAALLPENLSRGYIAFMQKYGFFVLLGLSYSGAIGWFLLPIIKFLFNLLLPMLPPVD from the coding sequence ATGAGAGAGTTTCTGCTGCACACCCTTCACTCAATGGGCATGGCCCAGCCTGCCCTTCCCTGGTGGTTCTGGCTGATGGTCCTGATCGGGATTATTAGCTCCACGACGGTCCATGAGTTCGGACATGCCTGGATGGCGACAAAGCTGGGCGACTCGGGGCCGCGTGAGCAAGGACGGCTGACACTCAATCCCTTTGCCCACTTCGATCCGCTTGGCTTTATCCTGATGTCGGTGACCACGCTCCTGGGGATGCCTCTGGGCTGGGGTAAGCCGGTCAAGACCGACCCCGATAAGTTCACCGTGGTCGGACGGCGCGCCGGAATGGCGTTGGTGGCGATCGCGGGGCCGGTGATGAACCTGGTCTTTGCCACCTTCCTCTCGGTCATTGTCCGCCTTGCCTTTGGGGGCTACCTGGGCGGCTTCCCGGACTGGGCGATCTATGTCTTTGTGGGCATGATGATCGCGACCATGCTCAATATCCTGGTCTTTGCGGAGAACCTGATCCCCGTGCACCCCATGGACGCGTCCCATGTGATCGCGGCGCTCCTGCCCGAGAACCTGAGCCGTGGCTACATCGCCTTTATGCAGAAGTACGGCTTCTTTGTTCTCTTGGGGCTCTCGTACTCCGGGGCGATTGGCTGGTTCCTCCTGCCAATTATCAAGTTCCTCTTCAACCTGCTGCTCCCCATGCTTCCGCCGGTGGACTAA